A window of Ranitomeya variabilis isolate aRanVar5 chromosome 2, aRanVar5.hap1, whole genome shotgun sequence contains these coding sequences:
- the POLR2I gene encoding DNA-directed RNA polymerase II subunit RPB9: MLPVLPEHGMEADGTYEQGFVGIRFCQECNNMLYPKEDKENRILLYACRNCDYQQEADNSCIYVNKITHEVDELTQIIADVSQDPTLPRTEDHPCAKCGHKEAVFFQSHSARAEDAMRLYYVCTAPHCGHRWTE; encoded by the exons ATGTTACCAGTTCTTCCGGAGCACGGGATGGAGGCGGACGGGACTTACGAGCAAGGGTTCGTCGGGATCCGGTTCTGTCAGGAATG CAACAACATGTTATATCCTAAAGAAGACAAAGAGAATCGGATCCTCCTTTATGCG TGTCGAAACTGTGACTACCAGCAAGAGGCAGATAACAGCTGTATATATGTGAATAAGATCACGCACGAAGTGGA TGAGCTGACTCAGATCATTGCAGATGTGTCTCAAGACCCTACACTGCCTCGTACAGAGGATCATCCCTGCGCAAA GTGTGGCCACAAAGAAGCCGTGTTCTTCCAGTCTCACAGTGCTCGAGCTGAG GACGCCATGAGGCTGTATTATGTGTGTACTGCTCCCCACTGTGGTCATCGCTGGACAGAGTGA